The proteins below come from a single Chryseobacterium capnotolerans genomic window:
- a CDS encoding S8/S53 family peptidase, with product MKTKIKFLILFVFCFFLSFAQSPSDRSVPQNDLIYVCFAKGISSEKDALSKNPELERFVKENRISFTYDLGFSNEKINEMIASSRLNGNSGESVQKLKRIFKADVPVQNADTFQRLTQALEKFPEIEYVSVMSSTPVEPPLVNMFVATPDLENLQMYLNDNPGINAKYAWSRGITGQNIRIRDVEYGFYKTHEMLANQNSIQLEPGYSPNSGLANNNYRDHGTAVVSILGSIKDNIGLTGAVYNASEIKGYMEWTTVGYNRASAVSRSINASQAGDIILYEMQTGGKDGQYCPAEYDSVIWDLTKAATDSGIIIIAAAGNGNQDLDEPFYAMYRSRGNSGAIIVGAGTPNTTHSKQSFSTYGSRVDVQGWGSSVLAAGYGSYAKYDNDNNRTYNYFSGTSSATPTVASAAVLIQAFYRQTTGQNLSPAAMRNLLVSTGIPQGGTDVNKKIGPLPNVRNAILQLEGKSTASAKALPALEVKIYPNPSSGYIAIQASEDKKLDIEIINMYGRSVIKSMVASGERINISNLPTGQYIININEGTRRVVEKFTKL from the coding sequence ATGAAAACAAAAATCAAATTCCTTATTCTCTTTGTATTCTGTTTTTTCCTTTCATTTGCACAATCTCCATCAGATCGCAGTGTTCCGCAAAACGATCTGATCTATGTATGTTTTGCAAAAGGTATCTCTTCAGAAAAAGATGCACTTAGTAAAAATCCTGAACTGGAAAGATTTGTGAAGGAAAATAGAATATCATTTACTTATGATCTAGGTTTTAGCAATGAAAAGATCAATGAAATGATCGCTAGCAGCAGATTGAACGGAAATTCCGGAGAGTCTGTTCAAAAACTGAAAAGGATATTCAAAGCGGATGTTCCTGTTCAAAATGCTGATACTTTTCAAAGACTTACTCAAGCTCTTGAAAAATTTCCTGAAATAGAATATGTATCTGTGATGAGCAGTACTCCTGTTGAACCACCTCTTGTCAACATGTTTGTAGCAACACCTGATCTCGAAAATCTTCAAATGTATCTGAATGACAATCCGGGAATCAATGCAAAATACGCATGGTCAAGAGGAATTACCGGACAAAACATCCGTATCCGCGATGTGGAATATGGTTTCTACAAAACTCACGAAATGCTAGCGAATCAGAACTCCATTCAGCTAGAACCTGGATATTCTCCTAATTCAGGATTAGCGAACAATAATTACCGGGATCACGGAACAGCTGTTGTAAGTATTTTAGGGTCTATAAAAGATAATATCGGCCTTACTGGAGCTGTTTACAATGCTTCAGAAATAAAAGGCTATATGGAATGGACCACTGTTGGATATAACAGAGCTTCAGCGGTAAGCAGATCCATTAATGCCTCACAAGCCGGAGATATCATTTTATATGAAATGCAGACTGGTGGAAAAGACGGCCAATATTGTCCTGCTGAATATGACAGTGTGATATGGGATCTTACAAAAGCAGCGACAGATTCAGGGATCATCATCATTGCGGCAGCAGGAAATGGGAATCAGGACCTTGATGAACCTTTCTATGCAATGTACAGATCCAGAGGAAACAGCGGCGCCATCATTGTAGGAGCCGGAACTCCTAATACTACTCATTCAAAACAAAGCTTCAGTACTTATGGAAGCAGAGTGGATGTACAAGGGTGGGGAAGCAGCGTTCTGGCTGCAGGATATGGATCGTATGCAAAGTATGACAATGATAATAACAGAACTTACAATTATTTCAGCGGAACCAGTTCTGCAACGCCTACAGTAGCTTCTGCAGCGGTACTGATTCAGGCTTTTTACCGTCAGACTACAGGACAGAATTTAAGTCCGGCTGCTATGAGAAATCTTTTGGTTTCTACAGGAATTCCACAGGGAGGAACTGATGTGAATAAAAAAATTGGTCCACTTCCAAATGTAAGAAATGCCATTTTACAACTGGAAGGTAAATCTACAGCTTCCGCCAAAGCCTTACCTGCTTTGGAAGTGAAAATTTATCCTAATCCATCCAGCGGCTATATCGCTATTCAAGCTAGCGAAGATAAAAAACTGGACATTGAAATTATCAATATGTATGGAAGATCAGTGATAAAAAGTATGGTTGCTTCCGGTGAAAGAATTAATATTTCAAATCTTCCTACTGGTCAGTATATCATTAATATCAATGAAGGAACGAGACGGGTGGTAGAGAAGTTTACTAAATTATAG
- the greA gene encoding transcription elongation factor GreA, with protein MASYVTKEGLEKMKAELEQLETVERPKITQQIAEARDKGDLSENAEYDAAKEAQGMLEMRISKLKDVISTSKIIDESQLDTSKVSILTTVKLKNNATKQEQVFTLVPDNESDLKSGKISVNTPIAKGLLGKVKGETAEITLPNGNKLSFEVLDISL; from the coding sequence ATGGCAAGCTATGTAACAAAGGAGGGCCTTGAGAAAATGAAAGCTGAGCTGGAACAGTTGGAAACTGTGGAAAGACCAAAAATTACTCAGCAGATCGCAGAAGCTAGAGACAAAGGAGATTTGTCTGAAAATGCAGAATATGATGCGGCTAAAGAGGCTCAGGGGATGCTTGAAATGAGAATTTCTAAGCTGAAAGATGTTATCTCAACTTCTAAAATTATAGACGAAAGCCAATTAGATACTTCAAAAGTTTCTATCTTAACTACAGTGAAACTTAAGAATAATGCAACGAAGCAGGAGCAGGTATTTACATTGGTGCCGGATAACGAAAGCGACCTTAAATCTGGAAAGATTTCTGTAAACACTCCGATTGCTAAAGGATTACTTGGTAAGGTTAAAGGTGAAACAGCTGAAATTACTTTACCAAACGGAAACAAGCTTTCTTTTGAAGTATTGGACATTTCTCTATAG
- the dtd gene encoding D-aminoacyl-tRNA deacylase: protein MKIVIQRASEASVKVDGKIVGEIGKGLMLLVGIDENDEKADADWLVQKILNLRIFGDEDDKLNLSVKDISGEILCISQFTLIADYKKGNRPSFIKAAKPDKAVPLFDYFKEEIAKSGLKTESGIFGADMKVSLINDGPVTIVMDSITKN from the coding sequence ATGAAGATCGTTATACAAAGAGCCTCTGAAGCCAGCGTAAAAGTAGACGGAAAGATCGTAGGTGAAATAGGGAAAGGACTCATGCTGCTGGTAGGCATTGATGAGAATGATGAAAAAGCAGATGCAGATTGGCTGGTACAAAAAATACTCAACTTAAGAATCTTTGGAGATGAAGATGATAAATTGAATCTTTCTGTAAAGGACATTTCCGGAGAAATTCTTTGCATCAGTCAGTTTACACTGATTGCTGATTACAAAAAAGGAAACCGCCCTTCTTTCATCAAAGCAGCCAAACCAGATAAAGCTGTTCCGTTATTTGATTATTTTAAAGAAGAAATAGCAAAATCCGGATTGAAAACAGAAAGCGGTATTTTCGGAGCGGATATGAAAGTTTCATTGATCAATGACGGGCCTGTCACCATTGTTATGGATTCCATTACAAAAAACTGA
- a CDS encoding DUF4153 domain-containing protein, translating into MKTHHYIFLTTALFVVLFYDQDMGLNFGILGILYAILNFFKTPQKKKTRVFYLLTGTSILSGIAFAWYGDFPSFLAVASSLLLLAYKSRNRKMKILFLIPVFITNGCTSICRVFMLDKWLPQRNVPGMWQKIVAFVLIPLILISVFFGIYAAGSDHFAALFTDYELDINLWQIFCLTVLGFFIAFNFWNFAVEKLIYKNHHYLDNDFQKSAQEPKATYSFLDLNAERASGVVSFFCLNILLIFFIITYNYEQFYEVSKTPVQLSEETHERVNAVIMSIVMAILVIMFYFKSGFNFDSKAKLLKILAKVWIVLNAVLILSAAAKNYEYIVNYAFTYKRLGVFAFLLLALVGLGLTFMKIQKQKRNAFLFNTMAWYLYGTILICSYINWGGFITSQNMKRNDFAVNYHFGSVNFSEKSLMKYAEEKNDQKLKRDLQNKIKVEKSKPFLSKIIYYQTIN; encoded by the coding sequence ATGAAAACACATCACTATATATTTCTAACAACAGCCCTTTTTGTAGTCCTGTTCTATGATCAGGACATGGGGCTGAATTTTGGAATCCTTGGAATTTTATATGCAATTCTGAATTTCTTTAAAACTCCTCAAAAAAAGAAAACCAGAGTATTTTATTTGCTTACAGGGACAAGTATACTTTCGGGGATTGCATTTGCTTGGTATGGAGATTTTCCGTCATTCCTGGCAGTAGCAAGTTCACTGCTTTTATTAGCTTATAAATCGAGAAACAGGAAAATGAAAATCCTTTTTTTAATTCCTGTTTTTATCACCAATGGCTGTACTTCAATATGCAGGGTATTTATGCTGGATAAATGGCTGCCTCAAAGAAATGTTCCCGGAATGTGGCAGAAGATCGTGGCCTTTGTGCTCATTCCACTCATTCTTATCTCTGTTTTCTTTGGGATTTATGCCGCTGGGAGTGATCATTTTGCCGCACTTTTCACAGATTATGAACTGGATATCAATCTTTGGCAGATCTTCTGTCTTACTGTTTTAGGATTCTTTATTGCTTTTAATTTCTGGAATTTTGCTGTTGAAAAACTGATTTACAAGAATCATCATTATTTAGATAACGACTTTCAGAAAAGCGCTCAGGAGCCTAAGGCAACTTATTCTTTTCTTGATCTGAATGCGGAAAGGGCGAGTGGAGTAGTATCTTTCTTTTGTCTGAATATTTTGTTGATATTCTTCATCATCACCTATAATTATGAACAGTTTTATGAAGTTTCAAAAACACCGGTTCAGCTTTCAGAAGAAACTCATGAGCGTGTCAATGCAGTGATTATGTCTATTGTGATGGCTATTCTGGTGATCATGTTCTACTTTAAATCAGGTTTCAATTTTGATTCCAAAGCAAAGCTGCTGAAAATTTTAGCTAAAGTATGGATTGTGTTGAATGCTGTTCTAATTCTCTCTGCCGCAGCCAAAAACTACGAATATATTGTTAATTATGCCTTTACATATAAGAGACTGGGCGTTTTTGCATTCCTTCTTTTAGCTCTGGTGGGACTTGGTTTAACTTTTATGAAAATTCAAAAACAAAAAAGAAACGCTTTCCTTTTCAATACCATGGCGTGGTACCTTTATGGGACGATTCTGATTTGCAGCTATATCAACTGGGGAGGGTTCATCACTTCTCAGAATATGAAACGTAACGATTTTGCGGTTAATTACCATTTTGGTTCAGTTAATTTTAGTGAAAAGAGTCTTATGAAATATGCGGAAGAAAAGAATGATCAAAAGCTTAAAAGAGATCTTCAGAACAAAATTAAAGTAGAAAAGTCGAAACCTTTCCTTTCAAAGATCATCTATTATCAAACCATCAACTAA
- a CDS encoding T9SS type A sorting domain-containing protein — MRKSLFAIGLLAISYSVQAQILCHVDTGANMYVSEGTLVFSGGGVQTKDTGVLDVHGNVMVVGAAGDAFKTITATGSDKTDGGNIILRLNTPASYATSTYGQLYIDGLSQSNVSGVVNKEYRTGKHGTGDFYQQIALPFYDKLLGSLSSELNKNFSSTRWSKNEILKWNNNTVVSETQAPWSTATQPFGYYMLGSNNDNLDLSNPPGAGGVYNLAGKAFTNQPLVNLVNAGNGLDFGPNGTNTNAYTEQYQSYLFDQYESTASSWAGTYGKNIYEFGNPFFTNLDLSKIGYVEAGTVTDGNNITNIWGVQYSPGTVQYVNGVGSSFTNPLIMTFDPATRMPIGDINNLVVKPMGTFIIKLRDNTPQTLNFNTLRRFSNTARVEGTDYNVAASKVASNGTGTVKQLGVIGLDANGNELGRTYFVVSPHATTGHQNSITKTVQAASDNNSFVTYEEKMTGGIDPNYVPNYSLYINEANEKDFLGKEIVLNSFDYNEPNHTQQIVSYKFEVRENTSMIPNGSHQLSSGTGFYYKSANGNVEEVKQGAIIPVTSKTYGLYYGAPDRGSLATKEDNTLSLSRTVVVYNPAVSNYIVRFDKNWKKADIEVYDMSGKLIISKKAVDASKDFVIELDGSVKSTYVVKVVSDKGVVVNTKILK, encoded by the coding sequence ATGAGAAAAAGTTTATTTGCTATAGGTCTTTTAGCAATCAGTTATTCTGTTCAGGCGCAGATATTATGTCATGTAGACACTGGTGCTAATATGTATGTGAGCGAAGGCACCCTAGTTTTTAGTGGTGGAGGTGTACAGACAAAAGATACTGGTGTTCTGGATGTACACGGAAATGTAATGGTTGTAGGTGCAGCCGGAGATGCTTTTAAAACGATTACTGCTACTGGTTCAGATAAAACTGACGGTGGAAATATCATTTTAAGATTAAATACTCCTGCCAGCTACGCAACTTCTACATATGGACAGTTGTACATCGATGGATTATCCCAATCCAATGTTTCTGGTGTTGTGAACAAAGAATATAGAACCGGTAAGCACGGTACTGGAGATTTTTATCAACAGATTGCTTTACCTTTCTATGACAAATTATTAGGCAGCCTTTCTTCGGAGCTTAATAAGAACTTTAGTTCTACCAGATGGTCTAAGAATGAAATCTTAAAGTGGAACAACAACACTGTTGTGAGCGAAACCCAAGCTCCTTGGAGTACTGCTACTCAGCCTTTCGGATATTATATGTTAGGGTCAAATAATGACAACCTTGACCTTAGTAATCCGCCAGGTGCTGGTGGGGTTTATAACCTTGCGGGTAAAGCATTTACCAATCAGCCTCTTGTTAATTTAGTTAATGCAGGTAATGGTTTAGACTTTGGACCGAATGGTACTAATACGAATGCTTATACAGAACAGTATCAGTCTTATTTATTTGATCAATATGAATCTACTGCCAGTTCTTGGGCAGGAACATATGGAAAGAATATCTATGAATTTGGTAACCCTTTCTTCACAAATCTTGATTTGTCAAAAATTGGATATGTAGAAGCAGGTACAGTTACAGATGGAAATAACATTACCAATATCTGGGGTGTTCAATATTCACCAGGTACCGTTCAATATGTCAATGGGGTAGGAAGTTCATTTACTAATCCTCTGATTATGACATTTGATCCTGCTACTCGTATGCCAATAGGAGATATCAATAATCTTGTGGTGAAGCCTATGGGAACCTTCATTATAAAATTAAGAGATAATACTCCTCAAACACTAAACTTCAACACGCTGAGAAGATTTAGTAATACTGCAAGAGTAGAAGGGACAGACTATAACGTTGCTGCCAGTAAAGTAGCTAGTAATGGTACAGGAACTGTGAAGCAATTAGGAGTAATTGGTTTGGATGCTAATGGTAATGAGTTAGGAAGAACTTATTTTGTTGTATCTCCACATGCTACCACGGGACATCAAAATTCTATAACCAAGACAGTACAGGCTGCTTCTGATAATAACAGTTTTGTTACTTATGAAGAAAAAATGACTGGAGGAATTGATCCTAATTATGTTCCCAACTATTCATTATATATTAATGAGGCTAATGAAAAAGATTTCCTAGGAAAAGAAATTGTATTAAATAGCTTTGATTATAATGAGCCTAATCATACACAACAAATTGTTTCTTACAAATTTGAAGTAAGAGAAAATACTTCAATGATTCCTAATGGAAGTCATCAATTATCATCCGGAACAGGTTTTTATTATAAATCAGCCAATGGTAATGTAGAAGAAGTAAAACAAGGTGCCATTATTCCTGTAACGTCTAAAACTTATGGACTATATTACGGAGCACCTGACAGAGGTTCATTAGCCACTAAAGAAGATAATACCTTATCACTTTCCAGAACAGTGGTTGTATATAACCCTGCGGTTAGCAACTATATTGTTAGATTTGATAAAAATTGGAAAAAAGCAGATATTGAAGTTTATGATATGAGTGGTAAACTTATCATCTCTAAGAAAGCAGTGGATGCATCTAAAGACTTTGTGATTGAACTTGATGGTTCAGTGAAGAGTACTTATGTTGTGAAAGTGGTTTCTGATAAAGGAGTAGTAGTTAACACCAAAATCTTAAAATAA
- a CDS encoding DUF1361 domain-containing protein: MKKLMESPRFKINVLLVFMTLFCFSLSLFRYYISETKVFFFLNWNLFLAWIPLFLSTFILAFNIKSKISIAAIIIVWILFFPNSPYILTDLFHLKARNTIPIWYDLIVILSYAWTGLICGFLSLNDIEKLLSGYSKQRMINGIVVLFLFMSSFGVYLGRFLRWNSWDVLNNPFGLFNDIVVRFISPLEYTKTWGVTLLMGIMLNFMYFTFKLIRSNNENILRSEKTTI, encoded by the coding sequence ATGAAAAAGTTAATGGAATCTCCACGGTTTAAAATAAATGTATTATTGGTATTCATGACCTTATTCTGCTTCAGCCTTTCCCTTTTCAGATATTACATCAGTGAAACAAAGGTGTTTTTCTTCCTCAATTGGAACCTATTTCTGGCATGGATCCCTTTGTTTCTGAGTACTTTTATCTTGGCATTCAATATTAAAAGTAAAATATCCATTGCTGCAATTATTATAGTCTGGATTTTATTTTTTCCCAACTCACCCTATATCCTGACTGATCTTTTTCATTTAAAAGCAAGAAACACTATACCGATCTGGTATGATCTGATTGTGATACTTTCCTATGCGTGGACAGGCCTTATCTGTGGCTTTTTAAGCCTTAATGATATTGAAAAACTTCTGTCCGGTTATAGTAAACAAAGAATGATTAATGGCATTGTAGTCCTCTTTCTTTTTATGAGCAGCTTTGGAGTTTATCTGGGAAGATTTCTGAGATGGAACAGTTGGGACGTTTTGAATAATCCTTTCGGCCTATTCAATGATATTGTAGTGCGTTTTATCTCTCCGCTTGAATATACAAAAACCTGGGGCGTCACCCTTTTGATGGGGATCATGCTCAATTTTATGTATTTCACTTTTAAGTTGATTAGGAGTAATAATGAAAATATTCTTCGATCTGAAAAAACCACCATTTAA
- the clpX gene encoding ATP-dependent Clp protease ATP-binding subunit ClpX, protein MNPNQCSFCGRKRNEVQMLISGQNGFICENCIEQAHVIVKDSASKSGHSPADNMEDLKKPKEIKVFLDQYVIGQDQAKKQLSIAVYNHYKRLLHAQDENREVELEKSNIIMIGETGTGKTLLAKTIARELNVPFCIVDATILTEAGYVGEDVESILSRLLMVADYDVEKAEKGIVFIDEIDKIARKSDNPSITRDVSGEGVQQGLLKLLEGSIVNVPPQGGRKHPDQKYIQVNTQNILFIAGGAFDGIKEIIERRMNKQAIGFSSEKINKTDEDEYVLTNINAIDLRSFGLIPELLGRFPIITYLDKLTKETLVRIMKEPKNSIVNQFVELFKMDGTDLVITDGAIEKIVEETLEKGLGARGLRGTTEKVLEDYMFSIGEEKKIVLTEDNILINR, encoded by the coding sequence ATGAATCCAAACCAATGTTCTTTCTGCGGAAGAAAAAGAAATGAAGTACAGATGCTGATTTCTGGGCAGAACGGTTTTATTTGTGAAAATTGTATAGAGCAGGCGCACGTTATTGTGAAAGACAGTGCTTCGAAATCAGGGCATTCACCTGCAGATAATATGGAAGATCTTAAAAAGCCAAAAGAGATCAAAGTATTTCTCGATCAGTACGTAATCGGACAAGATCAGGCTAAAAAACAGCTTTCCATTGCGGTGTACAACCATTATAAAAGATTACTTCACGCTCAGGACGAGAATAGAGAAGTAGAACTTGAAAAATCCAATATCATCATGATAGGGGAGACCGGAACAGGAAAAACTTTGCTGGCTAAAACAATTGCCAGAGAACTGAATGTTCCTTTCTGTATTGTAGATGCTACTATTTTAACGGAAGCAGGATATGTAGGGGAAGATGTTGAAAGTATTCTTTCAAGATTATTAATGGTGGCAGATTACGATGTGGAAAAAGCAGAAAAAGGAATTGTCTTCATTGATGAAATTGATAAAATTGCAAGAAAATCAGACAATCCAAGTATCACAAGAGATGTATCCGGAGAAGGAGTACAGCAGGGATTACTGAAACTGTTGGAGGGGAGTATTGTAAACGTACCGCCTCAAGGAGGAAGAAAACATCCTGACCAAAAATATATTCAGGTGAATACTCAGAATATCCTGTTCATTGCCGGAGGAGCTTTTGACGGGATCAAAGAAATCATCGAAAGAAGAATGAATAAACAGGCTATTGGTTTCAGTTCCGAAAAAATCAATAAAACTGATGAAGATGAATATGTATTAACAAATATTAATGCAATTGATTTACGTTCTTTCGGATTAATTCCCGAACTTTTAGGAAGATTTCCAATCATCACTTACCTCGATAAACTCACGAAAGAGACCTTGGTAAGAATTATGAAAGAACCTAAAAATTCAATTGTGAATCAATTTGTGGAACTTTTCAAAATGGATGGCACGGATTTGGTTATTACAGACGGTGCAATCGAAAAAATTGTAGAGGAAACCCTTGAAAAAGGATTAGGAGCGAGAGGTCTGAGAGGAACTACAGAAAAAGTCTTGGAAGACTATATGTTTTCAATCGGAGAGGAGAAAAAGATTGTGTTAACGGAAGATAATATTTTGATTAATAGATAA
- a CDS encoding TlpA family protein disulfide reductase, translating to MKKIYTLSAVLAAFALQAQFTVTVQTPADFKEQDAILYTLNGSKDIVVTKEQSKNNTWTFKYPNNYMGMMKIYFPTTNNTISFISENKNVNIKLDIQNNKVKDVAYLDEANELMSKQQEGSQKKELILPALSQIKEYYKDNTDFGKALKAEIGRLSGISSSIDPAKHPFIAYYNTNYSKFLGNPVDGAKKADQDEIINFLDKSNDMLESSSLLRPLLVAYLNSGGNVNVGASVDKLLDRLKVETPRGQTVLSELIDIFDVYQMDDFKTKYLGLAKNLKCTINDRLASTLKSNANIEMGAVFPNYKFQSATNTTVKSLHDVKADKKVIIFWSSTCSHCESELPKLLEKYNDLKAKNIQIIALSLDVDKDAYSKKIAAFPWINDSELRGWNSSYVDTYNVHATPTYFILDANNKIINKPDHVGNVLEYFMIK from the coding sequence ATGAAAAAGATTTATACATTATCTGCGGTTTTAGCTGCATTTGCACTGCAGGCTCAGTTTACAGTTACTGTTCAGACACCAGCAGATTTTAAAGAGCAAGATGCCATTCTATATACATTAAACGGGTCAAAGGATATTGTTGTAACCAAAGAACAAAGTAAGAATAATACCTGGACGTTTAAATATCCAAATAACTACATGGGGATGATGAAGATTTACTTTCCCACAACCAATAACACTATAAGCTTTATTTCTGAAAATAAGAATGTAAATATCAAGCTGGATATTCAGAATAATAAAGTAAAGGATGTTGCTTATCTGGATGAAGCCAATGAGTTAATGAGCAAGCAGCAGGAAGGTTCCCAAAAGAAAGAACTTATTCTTCCTGCGTTATCTCAGATTAAAGAGTACTATAAGGATAATACTGACTTTGGAAAAGCTCTTAAAGCAGAGATTGGCAGGCTTTCCGGTATATCCTCTTCTATTGATCCTGCTAAACATCCATTTATAGCTTATTATAATACCAATTACAGCAAGTTCCTGGGAAATCCAGTAGATGGAGCTAAAAAAGCGGATCAGGATGAAATTATCAACTTCCTGGATAAGTCCAATGACATGCTTGAAAGTTCATCATTGCTGAGACCTTTATTGGTAGCTTATTTAAACTCTGGAGGCAATGTCAATGTGGGCGCTTCTGTAGATAAGCTTTTAGACCGCTTAAAGGTAGAAACTCCAAGAGGGCAGACTGTATTATCTGAGCTTATAGATATTTTTGATGTGTATCAGATGGATGATTTTAAAACCAAATATCTTGGTTTAGCAAAGAATCTTAAATGTACCATTAATGATAGATTGGCTTCTACGTTGAAATCCAATGCTAATATAGAAATGGGAGCTGTATTCCCTAATTATAAGTTCCAATCGGCAACGAATACTACAGTGAAATCACTTCATGATGTGAAGGCTGATAAAAAGGTCATTATATTTTGGTCATCTACATGTTCACACTGTGAAAGTGAACTACCTAAGCTATTGGAGAAATACAACGACTTGAAAGCAAAAAATATTCAGATTATTGCCCTGTCTTTAGATGTTGATAAAGATGCGTATTCTAAAAAGATCGCTGCATTTCCATGGATCAATGATTCAGAATTGAGGGGATGGAACAGTAGTTATGTAGATACGTATAATGTTCATGCCACTCCAACATATTTTATTTTAGATGCTAATAATAAGATAATCAATAAACCAGATCATGTTGGAAATGTTTTAGAATATTTTATGATAAAATAA
- a CDS encoding bacteriocin-like protein produces MKNLKKLSRKDLVFVSGGVIIPDDNCCGSWCLGSWMPCHMHHIACPPDADTSPPSWYDGTCPRI; encoded by the coding sequence ATGAAAAATCTAAAAAAACTTTCAAGAAAAGATTTAGTTTTCGTCAGTGGAGGTGTAATAATTCCAGATGACAATTGCTGTGGATCATGGTGCCTGGGCAGCTGGATGCCATGTCATATGCACCATATTGCATGTCCACCAGATGCAGATACTTCACCACCATCTTGGTATGACGGGACTTGCCCACGTATTTAA
- a CDS encoding HlyD family secretion protein, with protein sequence MKEDVLDNIELRSESVQDILTQPPNWMIRWGNTLIFVIILLIFVMSYIIKYPEFVPAPIIVTSQNPPEKLEARINSKIEKIFIKDHQEVKKNDVLMVMLSAANYKDVIALKKLVDSMSPNQLSSFPVAQTSRFKLGELQGEYNSFAKAFQDEELFTRLQPYAPENLATNLSLSESRARIITLKQQKNLESAKYDLTKKNFQRSQELFNQGVISAMELENEKIKYLQAQQNLENINISISQAEEGVSNLNKTKSGTVINTEKDKINYSSQTLQLFEQLRKALKLWEQNYLVISSTDGVASFQQFFGENQFVKAGEAIVSILPKNKEKLVGRMSVPTANSGKIHPGEKVLIKLDNYRFQEYGIVEGKVQNISLIPDDKGNYYVDVILPKGLKTSYNKNLKFDKELRGSAEIVTEDLRLIERFFYQIRKLLGYQA encoded by the coding sequence ATGAAAGAAGACGTTTTAGATAATATTGAACTCCGCTCAGAAAGTGTACAGGATATTCTTACCCAGCCGCCCAATTGGATGATCCGCTGGGGAAATACACTTATATTCGTAATCATCCTGCTCATTTTTGTAATGAGTTACATCATAAAATATCCGGAATTTGTACCGGCTCCTATTATAGTAACTTCTCAAAATCCACCGGAAAAGTTAGAAGCAAGAATCAACTCCAAGATTGAGAAGATATTTATTAAAGATCACCAGGAAGTAAAGAAGAATGACGTACTGATGGTGATGTTGTCTGCTGCCAATTATAAAGATGTTATTGCATTAAAAAAACTGGTAGACTCTATGTCCCCTAATCAGCTCAGCTCTTTTCCTGTTGCCCAGACTTCAAGGTTTAAATTAGGAGAACTGCAGGGAGAATATAACAGTTTTGCAAAAGCTTTTCAAGATGAGGAGCTTTTTACAAGATTACAACCCTATGCTCCTGAAAACCTGGCTACCAATCTCAGTCTTTCTGAATCCAGAGCAAGAATTATCACTTTAAAACAGCAAAAAAATCTGGAATCAGCCAAATATGACCTTACCAAAAAGAACTTCCAACGATCTCAGGAGCTATTCAATCAGGGAGTTATCTCTGCGATGGAACTTGAGAATGAAAAAATCAAATATCTTCAGGCTCAGCAGAATCTTGAAAATATCAATATTTCTATTTCGCAGGCTGAAGAGGGAGTTTCCAACCTCAATAAAACTAAAAGCGGAACTGTCATCAATACGGAAAAAGACAAAATCAATTATTCTTCACAAACCTTACAGCTTTTTGAGCAGTTAAGAAAAGCATTAAAACTTTGGGAGCAGAATTACCTTGTTATTTCATCTACAGATGGAGTTGCCAGCTTTCAGCAGTTTTTTGGCGAAAATCAGTTTGTAAAAGCCGGAGAAGCTATTGTATCTATTCTTCCTAAGAATAAAGAAAAATTAGTAGGCAGAATGTCTGTTCCTACCGCTAACTCCGGAAAAATACATCCTGGGGAAAAAGTATTAATCAAACTGGATAACTACCGTTTCCAGGAATATGGAATCGTGGAAGGAAAAGTTCAGAATATATCACTTATTCCTGATGATAAAGGGAATTACTATGTAGATGTGATTTTACCAAAGGGATTAAAAACAAGCTATAATAAAAATCTGAAATTTGATAAAGAGCTTAGAGGAAGTGCTGAAATTGTCACGGAAGATCTAAGACTTATTGAGAGATTCTTCTATCAGATCAGAAAACTATTAGGCTACCAGGCTTAG